A window from Malacoplasma iowae encodes these proteins:
- a CDS encoding YaaA family protein translates to MIILVSPSKTQKENHKELWDKFEFSTPVFIKESLVVNKSLIKTIKEQNEFLLYEIFQVNEFSVNGKALLKDTIRNIEQFEISKQYPAIFYYYGLVFKEILGDKVTVNQINFLNQNLFIMSAYYGLVKPLDLIKNYRLMMESKVQIEGVRLVNYWKEHINFYLSKLNKTIINLSSKEYTQALDYKKLNIIDFDFLVNANGKIKSLPTHKKIARGKLINYLSQKNKLTLDVIKSFNVDGYKYDEEMSTESKIVFIKNQE, encoded by the coding sequence ATGATAATTTTAGTTTCCCCATCGAAAACCCAAAAAGAAAACCATAAAGAACTTTGGGATAAATTCGAATTCTCAACACCTGTCTTTATAAAAGAATCTTTAGTTGTAAACAAATCACTTATCAAAACAATTAAAGAACAAAATGAATTTCTATTATATGAAATATTTCAAGTTAATGAGTTTAGTGTTAATGGTAAAGCTTTACTTAAAGATACAATAAGAAATATAGAACAATTTGAAATTAGTAAACAATATCCAGCTATTTTTTATTATTATGGTTTAGTATTTAAAGAAATTCTTGGGGATAAGGTTACAGTAAATCAAATTAATTTTTTAAACCAAAATTTATTCATAATGTCTGCTTATTATGGATTAGTTAAACCTTTAGATTTAATTAAAAATTATAGACTAATGATGGAATCTAAAGTTCAAATTGAAGGTGTAAGACTTGTAAACTATTGAAAAGAACACATCAACTTTTATTTATCTAAATTAAATAAAACAATAATTAATTTAAGTTCAAAAGAATACACACAAGCTTTAGATTATAAAAAACTTAATATTATTGATTTTGATTTTTTAGTAAATGCTAATGGAAAAATCAAATCGCTTCCTACACATAAAAAAATTGCAAGAGGGAAACTAATTAATTATCTTTCCCAAAAAAATAAATTAACATTAGATGTTATTAAATCATTTAATGTTGATGGATACAAATATGATGAAGAAATGTCAACTGAAAGTAAAATTGTATTTATTAAAAATCAAGAATAA
- a CDS encoding thioredoxin family protein, which translates to MKTIINVKSLNIKSFSSFLNKNKNKIIAIFYADWCPYCLRNVPQIISWISELKINNVIYIKIDDVNQDVWIDSFNKNEWNLKVVPTVRIYDKNKLIKEHSNEITKKEFENFIKE; encoded by the coding sequence ATGAAAACAATAATTAATGTTAAATCTTTAAACATAAAATCTTTCAGTTCTTTTTTAAACAAAAATAAAAATAAAATTATTGCAATTTTTTATGCTGATTGATGTCCATATTGTTTAAGAAATGTTCCACAAATTATTAGTTGAATTTCAGAATTAAAAATTAATAATGTTATTTACATAAAAATAGATGATGTAAATCAAGATGTTTGAATTGACAGTTTTAATAAAAATGAATGAAATCTTAAAGTTGTTCCAACAGTCAGAATATATGATAAAAATAAATTGATAAAAGAACATAGTAATGAAATTACTAAAAAAGAATTTGAAAATTTTATTAAGGAATAA
- a CDS encoding PHP domain-containing protein encodes MDCILKIKSSVHGHTKYCNHSDIEPEWLVIKAKEMGFKEFTISEHIPYEKDSPYRPTMKVWNDVLYKKLVELQEKYNDDDFKLFISIESEYFKKDHQFYFDFFNKYNLDFAIFGNHHYGSNLEQQIEFTDVFKDCYEATKCYVKQAIDGFKSNLFIHLAHPDFMIRMYNFWDHRIEKLYKKLIKKAIKYNISLGFNVNGYYSKNKTNPPDEYYYPVKKFWDLVKNTKAKVRVECDIHHVKLLDASLINNCYDYAIELGLKNNLIDEINLPIKNKKI; translated from the coding sequence ATGGATTGCATTCTTAAAATTAAATCAAGTGTTCATGGCCATACAAAATATTGTAATCATTCAGACATTGAACCTGAATGATTAGTTATCAAAGCAAAGGAAATGGGTTTTAAAGAATTTACAATATCAGAACACATTCCATATGAAAAAGATAGCCCATACCGTCCAACAATGAAAGTATGAAATGATGTTTTATACAAAAAGCTTGTTGAACTTCAAGAAAAATATAATGATGATGATTTTAAATTATTTATATCAATCGAATCTGAATACTTTAAAAAAGATCATCAATTTTATTTTGATTTTTTTAATAAATACAATTTAGATTTTGCGATTTTTGGAAACCACCATTATGGTTCCAACTTAGAACAGCAAATTGAATTCACAGATGTTTTTAAAGATTGCTATGAAGCAACTAAGTGTTATGTTAAACAGGCAATTGATGGGTTTAAATCAAATTTATTTATCCATTTAGCTCACCCAGACTTTATGATTCGTATGTATAATTTTTGAGATCATAGAATAGAAAAACTATATAAAAAATTAATTAAAAAAGCAATCAAATATAACATTAGTCTTGGTTTTAATGTTAATGGTTATTATTCAAAAAATAAAACAAATCCACCTGATGAATATTATTATCCTGTTAAAAAATTTTGAGACCTTGTAAAAAATACAAAAGCCAAGGTTAGAGTTGAGTGTGATATACACCATGTGAAATTACTTGATGCATCATTAATAAACAATTGTTATGATTACGCTATTGAGCTTGGCTTAAAAAATAATTTAATTGATGAAATTAATTTACCAATAAAAAATAAAAAAATTTAA
- the uvrB gene encoding excinuclease ABC subunit UvrB produces MKFELVSKYKPSGDQPQAIEKITDGFKNKKLKSQVLVGATGTGKTYTMANIIKNLNCKTLVMAHNKTLAAQLYSEFKEMFPNNKVEYFVSAFDFYQPEAFLPKTNTYIEKNSQTNSDIEMLNISALNSLTDRNDVIVVASVACIYASTPPVEFMKNKLHLVLNQKINIKELQYALVNLNYQRNDVDVVHGKFSIKGDVVEIAPGFTDEFNIRLSFFGDEIEEIAIIEPLSKNVIRKEKDITICAADLYLANKDTLEESLSRIEKELQLVHQNFKDNNKLIEAQRIWERTNHDLDSFREFGYCSGIENYSRHLELREEGQTPYTIFDFFDGDWLLIVDESHMMVPQIRGMYNTDRSRKETLVEYGFRLPSALDNRPLNFDEFLNKINKVLYVSATPNEWEINESNGVITEQIIRPTGLVDPIVEIRKTKDQIIDIENELNKQIAKKQRTFITVMTIRMAEELTNYLKNKNIKVAYLHNELKTLERYKILNNLRKGIYDVVVGINLLREGLDVPEVSLVMILDADKPGFFRSDKSLIQIIGRAARNVDGRVIMYADEITEAMKIAIDETNRRRNIQIEFNKKHNIVPKTIIKPIALDLDRSEIELDFNRLKDKTKKGVQMRKQTIANLRKEMMEAAKKQEYERAAYLRDIIIELESNSN; encoded by the coding sequence ATGAAATTTGAATTGGTATCAAAATATAAACCAAGTGGTGATCAACCACAAGCAATAGAAAAGATTACTGACGGTTTTAAAAATAAAAAACTTAAATCACAAGTTTTAGTTGGTGCTACTGGAACAGGTAAAACTTATACAATGGCTAACATCATTAAAAATTTAAATTGTAAAACCCTAGTAATGGCACACAATAAAACACTTGCTGCTCAACTTTATTCTGAATTTAAAGAGATGTTTCCAAATAATAAAGTTGAATATTTTGTATCCGCTTTCGACTTTTATCAACCAGAAGCTTTTTTGCCAAAAACTAATACATATATTGAAAAAAATTCACAAACCAATTCAGATATAGAAATGCTTAATATATCAGCTCTTAATTCACTTACAGATCGTAATGATGTAATAGTTGTTGCAAGTGTTGCTTGTATTTATGCTTCAACTCCTCCAGTTGAATTTATGAAAAATAAATTGCATTTAGTTCTTAATCAAAAAATTAATATTAAAGAATTACAATATGCACTTGTTAATTTAAATTATCAAAGAAATGATGTTGATGTTGTTCATGGGAAGTTTAGTATTAAGGGAGATGTGGTTGAAATTGCTCCAGGTTTTACTGATGAATTTAACATTCGTTTATCTTTTTTTGGTGATGAAATTGAAGAAATTGCAATCATAGAACCTTTATCAAAAAATGTTATTAGAAAAGAAAAAGATATAACTATTTGTGCAGCTGATTTATATTTAGCTAATAAAGATACTCTTGAAGAATCTTTATCAAGAATCGAAAAAGAATTGCAACTAGTTCATCAAAATTTTAAAGATAATAATAAATTAATTGAAGCACAAAGAATATGGGAAAGAACAAATCACGATTTAGACTCTTTTAGAGAGTTTGGATATTGTTCTGGAATTGAAAATTATTCAAGACATCTTGAATTAAGAGAAGAGGGACAAACACCTTATACAATATTTGATTTTTTTGATGGTGATTGATTGTTAATTGTTGATGAATCTCATATGATGGTTCCACAAATCAGAGGAATGTATAATACTGATAGAAGCAGAAAAGAAACACTTGTAGAATATGGATTTAGACTTCCGAGTGCTTTAGATAATAGACCACTTAACTTTGATGAATTTTTAAATAAGATAAATAAAGTTCTATATGTTAGTGCAACGCCTAATGAATGAGAAATTAATGAATCAAATGGAGTTATTACTGAACAAATTATTAGACCAACAGGTCTTGTTGATCCAATAGTTGAAATAAGAAAAACTAAAGATCAAATAATTGATATTGAAAATGAATTAAACAAACAAATTGCAAAAAAACAAAGAACATTTATTACTGTCATGACAATAAGAATGGCTGAAGAATTAACAAATTATTTAAAAAACAAAAACATAAAAGTAGCATACCTTCACAATGAATTAAAAACATTAGAGCGTTATAAAATCTTAAATAATTTAAGAAAAGGCATTTATGATGTTGTTGTTGGAATTAATTTGTTAAGGGAAGGGTTAGATGTTCCAGAAGTTTCATTGGTGATGATATTAGATGCTGATAAACCCGGTTTTTTTAGAAGTGATAAGTCATTAATCCAAATTATAGGAAGAGCTGCTAGAAATGTTGATGGTAGAGTTATTATGTATGCTGACGAAATTACAGAAGCTATGAAAATTGCAATTGATGAAACAAATAGAAGAAGAAATATTCAAATTGAGTTTAATAAAAAACATAATATTGTTCCAAAAACTATTATTAAACCAATTGCACTAGATCTTGATAGATCTGAAATAGAATTGGACTTTAATAGATTAAAAGATAAAACTAAAAAAGGTGTGCAAATGAGAAAACAAACAATTGCTAACCTTAGAAAAGAAATGATGGAAGCAGCAAAAAAACAAGAATATGAAAGAGCAGCTTATTTAAGAGATATTATTATTGAGCTTGAATCAAATAGTAATTAA
- a CDS encoding M20 metallopeptidase family protein: MSSLLKTIENQLKEWLIETRKWFHKHPELSFKEFETSKKIESLLKEWGFQIDRSFSKTSIIATLKNGNGKCLAIRSDMDALPLKEETNLEYKSINEGCMHACGHDGHMTIALGAAKYISEKRNFKGTVMFIFQAAEEIGSGAKEIISNGLFEKYNIDFIIGLHGMSNVTIGKELKEGTICFYSKNDAMMASTNIFEIIFKGRGGHGSSPEDTIDPIPSAIEFINSIYYLKNRNVPSKNRCVLSVCNISSGSASAGNIIPDYCVVKGTFRTVDEATRKLFESKIKEYAECSAKKFGLSLEFKSLGNDAVYNDFELNEKIKEITINELGNKFVNETEQVMGGEDFSFYGQKVPSVFVFISTGDKCPIHNSKYDFGDKSLTYGVTYFVNTINKLLV, translated from the coding sequence ATGAGTTCATTATTAAAAACAATAGAAAATCAACTTAAAGAATGATTAATTGAAACAAGAAAATGATTTCATAAACACCCAGAGTTGAGTTTCAAAGAATTTGAAACATCAAAAAAAATTGAATCATTATTAAAAGAATGAGGGTTTCAAATAGATAGAAGTTTTTCGAAAACAAGTATTATTGCAACACTTAAAAATGGTAATGGTAAATGTCTTGCAATAAGATCAGATATGGATGCTTTGCCATTGAAAGAGGAAACCAATTTAGAATACAAATCAATTAATGAAGGTTGTATGCATGCTTGTGGGCATGATGGACACATGACTATTGCTTTGGGAGCTGCAAAATATATATCTGAAAAAAGAAATTTCAAAGGCACTGTAATGTTTATTTTTCAAGCTGCTGAAGAAATTGGTTCTGGGGCAAAAGAAATAATTAGTAATGGATTATTTGAAAAATATAATATTGATTTTATTATTGGGTTACATGGAATGAGTAATGTAACAATTGGTAAAGAATTAAAAGAAGGTACAATTTGCTTTTATTCAAAAAATGATGCAATGATGGCATCAACAAATATTTTTGAAATTATTTTTAAAGGAAGAGGCGGACATGGGAGTTCTCCTGAAGATACAATTGATCCAATTCCAAGCGCAATAGAATTCATTAATAGCATTTATTATTTAAAAAACAGAAATGTACCATCTAAAAATAGATGTGTTTTATCAGTTTGTAATATTTCATCTGGAAGTGCTTCTGCTGGAAATATCATCCCAGATTATTGTGTAGTCAAAGGTACTTTTAGAACAGTTGATGAAGCAACTAGAAAATTATTTGAATCAAAAATTAAAGAATATGCAGAATGTTCTGCAAAAAAATTTGGTTTATCATTAGAATTTAAATCATTGGGTAATGATGCTGTTTATAATGACTTTGAACTTAATGAAAAAATTAAAGAGATAACAATCAATGAACTTGGAAATAAATTTGTTAATGAAACAGAACAAGTAATGGGTGGAGAAGATTTTAGTTTTTATGGACAAAAGGTTCCATCAGTGTTTGTTTTCATTTCTACAGGTGATAAATGCCCTATTCATAATTCAAAATATGATTTTGGAGATAAATCTTTAACTTATGGTGTTACATATTTTGTAAACACTATTAATAAATTATTGGTTTAA
- the rplS gene encoding 50S ribosomal protein L19 has translation MANVNKVDIIKHVESSQLKHDIPNFGPGDTVVFHNKILENNKLRIQKFEGIVLRRRGSGLSETCIVRKESNGVGVERTFQLHSPLLEKIEVVRKGKVRRAYLSYMRERSGKSARIKEKKAKDTKDIKKTKANKK, from the coding sequence ATGGCAAACGTTAATAAAGTTGATATTATTAAACATGTTGAGTCTTCGCAATTAAAGCACGATATTCCAAACTTTGGTCCTGGAGACACTGTTGTATTCCATAACAAAATTTTAGAAAACAACAAATTAAGAATTCAAAAATTTGAAGGTATTGTTTTAAGACGTAGAGGTTCAGGACTTTCTGAAACTTGTATTGTAAGAAAAGAAAGTAATGGTGTTGGAGTTGAAAGAACTTTCCAATTACACTCACCTTTATTAGAAAAAATAGAAGTTGTAAGAAAAGGTAAAGTTAGAAGAGCTTATCTTTCATATATGAGAGAAAGATCTGGTAAATCTGCAAGAATTAAAGAAAAAAAAGCTAAAGACACTAAAGATATTAAAAAAACTAAAGCTAATAAAAAATAA
- the trmD gene encoding tRNA (guanosine(37)-N1)-methyltransferase TrmD: MKFTILTLFPKVFDQYINSSIIKKALNSNTVEIEIINFRDFSKNKHNKVDDTPYGGGPGMVLMLQPIVDALKQVKTKGCLTILLTPSGYQFNNKMSKVISKCKHIILICGHYEGFDERINKYVDVQLSIGDYVLTGGELPALVVLDATIRQIENVINKESLINESFENNLLDYPVYTKPYEFDGMVVPEVLIGGNHKLINEYRVNQQIEKTKKFRKDLYQKYLKEKKG, from the coding sequence ATGAAGTTTACAATTTTAACTTTATTTCCAAAAGTGTTTGATCAATATATTAATAGCTCAATAATTAAAAAAGCTTTAAATTCAAATACTGTTGAAATAGAGATTATAAATTTTAGAGACTTTTCTAAAAATAAGCATAACAAAGTTGATGATACTCCATATGGTGGTGGTCCTGGGATGGTTCTTATGCTTCAACCAATAGTTGATGCATTAAAACAAGTTAAAACTAAAGGATGTTTAACAATTCTTTTAACCCCTAGTGGATATCAATTTAACAATAAGATGTCAAAAGTGATTTCAAAATGTAAACATATTATTCTTATATGTGGTCATTATGAAGGTTTTGATGAAAGAATTAATAAATATGTTGATGTTCAATTATCAATAGGTGATTATGTTTTAACTGGTGGCGAACTTCCAGCACTTGTTGTTTTAGATGCAACAATAAGACAAATAGAAAATGTTATTAATAAAGAAAGTTTGATAAATGAATCTTTTGAGAATAATTTATTAGACTATCCAGTTTATACTAAACCATATGAATTTGATGGTATGGTAGTACCAGAAGTTCTAATTGGTGGAAATCATAAATTAATCAATGAATATAGAGTAAATCAACAAATTGAAAAGACTAAAAAATTTAGAAAAGATTTATATCAAAAATATCTAAAAGAAAAGAAAGGATAG
- a CDS encoding IS30 family transposase, whose translation MKTYKHLTKEERCLIYFLWNKEKYSMNKIAKILNKNKSTISRELKRNTSSTGIYYSSTAHKKYIRRKSNCHMFFMLKYKNFTDLFIQKFNPKSHGVEATIFWIKENYPLVKVPSARQVFRWINSKIWKIQRRDCLRRKYVKGKRRKIGIFSKIDGKYCIPYSLRPEKINNRKEFGHWEADLIVSKRQSGYYHLLTLVERKTRLAIIRKIKGKNARSMMAKMYTIIRDEKLPIKSITVDNGLEFQMMGITAKQFNFKVYYCQPYSSFQRGSNENINGIVRRWYKKGTDFSLVSEDKIKTLEWKVNNIPRKMFGYKTAYQMYQENI comes from the coding sequence ATGAAAACTTATAAACATTTAACAAAAGAAGAAAGATGCTTAATTTATTTTCTTTGAAATAAAGAAAAATATTCTATGAATAAGATTGCAAAAATCTTAAATAAAAACAAATCAACAATATCAAGAGAATTAAAAAGAAACACATCTTCAACAGGGATTTATTATTCATCAACTGCTCACAAAAAATACATTAGAAGAAAATCAAATTGTCATATGTTTTTTATGTTGAAGTACAAAAACTTCACAGATCTTTTTATTCAAAAATTTAATCCTAAATCTCATGGTGTAGAAGCTACAATTTTTTGAATAAAAGAAAACTATCCGTTAGTTAAAGTTCCAAGTGCTAGGCAAGTATTTAGATGAATCAATAGCAAGATTTGAAAGATACAAAGAAGAGATTGTTTAAGAAGAAAATATGTTAAAGGAAAAAGAAGAAAAATAGGTATATTTTCTAAAATTGATGGAAAATACTGCATTCCTTATAGTCTAAGACCAGAAAAGATAAACAATAGAAAAGAATTTGGACATTGAGAAGCTGATCTAATAGTTAGTAAAAGGCAAAGTGGTTATTACCACTTATTGACATTAGTGGAAAGAAAAACAAGGTTGGCAATTATTAGAAAAATAAAAGGGAAGAACGCTAGATCAATGATGGCTAAAATGTATACCATTATTCGAGATGAAAAACTCCCAATAAAAAGCATCACTGTTGATAATGGGTTAGAGTTTCAAATGATGGGAATAACTGCAAAACAATTCAACTTTAAAGTTTATTATTGCCAACCTTATTCTTCATTCCAAAGAGGGTCCAACGAGAACATAAATGGGATAGTTAGAAGATGATATAAAAAAGGAACTGACTTCAGTTTAGTAAGTGAAGATAAAATAAAAACTCTTGAATGAAAAGTAAACAACATCCCAAGAAAAATGTTTGGTTATAAAACAGCTTACCAAATGTATCAAGAAAATATTTAA
- a CDS encoding PTS transporter subunit EIIC, which produces MSSNANTFGYIRKSTQSKIAIKFKENGSKFIAKLSALGKALMFPIAVLPIAGILNRIGAQIPAADVSNFTLFVGGLFRSVGNVVFNNLHILFGIGVAFGFTKDNRGEAALVGFIGILLLSYLMGNGYSSFPGVDLPKQIYGGIDFPKPSAEQIASGEYSNDSIGFERIFGIKKYNSILANNVLNGIISGCLIAFIYNKFNSIELPKILGFFSGRRLIPVLGILSIVFFGIVYAIIFPWIGYLLYLISNGLISATGNTYANAGISGVYSFLNRLLIPFGLHHVPNTLFWFTFGQFKSGNGFVYGDINGFLNGDVIQANNQVLTAGTFQTGFFPMMMFGLPMLCYALYKNADNKEQKQKVLSLFGPAAVVSFLTGITEPIEFAFMFVSPLLYFVHAILSGLFAFLTNLFGIQLGFSFSAGFVDYLLSIPKSVQIADAKATHISSIVGVFANPGWIFVIGPVCGLSYFFISNLIIKKLNLQTPGRGQNIIRQEDKKEDNINSTNTLSNKAKKIILGLGGWDNITNYQSCTTRLRYEIKDYSKVDEKLIHESGAMGFKKISDKSVQIIIGQEAELLNDQIIKNKNQDLTLQTNNNVKENVKADRTKQLSLIFNSPVDGKTIKLENMSDTTFALMGKGLAIEPKTNKIIINNDCKLLSAFKTGHAYIVEANGYSVLINTYWS; this is translated from the coding sequence ATGAGTTCAAATGCTAATACATTTGGATATATAAGAAAAAGTACACAATCAAAAATAGCTATAAAATTTAAAGAAAACGGTAGTAAATTTATTGCTAAATTGTCAGCTTTAGGTAAAGCTTTAATGTTTCCAATTGCTGTTTTGCCAATTGCTGGTATTTTAAATCGGATTGGTGCGCAAATTCCAGCAGCAGATGTTTCAAATTTTACATTGTTTGTTGGTGGTTTGTTTAGATCAGTTGGTAATGTTGTTTTTAATAATCTTCATATTCTTTTTGGAATCGGTGTAGCTTTTGGATTTACCAAAGATAACCGGGGTGAAGCTGCTTTAGTTGGTTTTATTGGTATATTGTTATTATCTTATTTAATGGGTAATGGTTATAGTTCTTTTCCTGGAGTAGATTTACCAAAACAAATATATGGAGGAATAGATTTTCCAAAACCAAGTGCAGAACAAATTGCTAGTGGAGAATATAGTAATGATTCAATTGGTTTTGAAAGAATATTTGGAATTAAAAAATATAACAGTATTTTAGCTAACAATGTTTTAAATGGTATTATTAGTGGATGTTTAATAGCATTTATTTATAATAAATTTAATTCAATTGAATTACCAAAAATATTGGGTTTCTTTTCAGGGAGAAGACTAATTCCAGTATTAGGAATTTTATCAATTGTGTTTTTTGGTATTGTTTATGCAATTATTTTTCCTTGAATCGGATATCTTTTATATTTAATATCAAATGGATTAATAAGTGCTACTGGTAATACATATGCAAATGCAGGTATATCTGGGGTATATTCATTTTTAAATAGGTTGTTAATTCCTTTTGGTTTACATCATGTTCCAAATACATTATTTTGATTTACATTTGGTCAATTTAAATCAGGTAATGGTTTTGTTTATGGAGATATTAATGGTTTCTTAAATGGTGATGTTATACAAGCAAATAATCAAGTTTTAACTGCTGGAACTTTCCAAACTGGATTCTTTCCTATGATGATGTTTGGTTTACCAATGTTATGTTATGCATTATATAAAAATGCTGACAATAAAGAACAAAAGCAAAAAGTGTTATCACTTTTTGGACCAGCAGCTGTTGTTTCGTTTTTAACAGGAATAACAGAACCTATAGAATTTGCATTTATGTTTGTTTCTCCATTATTGTATTTTGTACATGCAATATTATCAGGTTTATTTGCTTTTTTAACTAATCTATTTGGAATTCAGTTAGGTTTTTCTTTTAGTGCTGGTTTTGTTGATTACTTGTTATCAATTCCTAAATCAGTTCAGATAGCTGATGCAAAAGCAACACATATAAGTTCTATTGTTGGGGTGTTTGCAAATCCTGGTTGAATATTTGTAATCGGACCAGTTTGTGGATTATCTTATTTCTTTATTTCAAATTTAATTATTAAAAAATTGAATTTACAAACTCCTGGTAGAGGACAAAATATAATAAGACAAGAAGATAAAAAAGAAGATAACATAAATTCAACTAATACTTTATCAAATAAAGCTAAAAAAATTATTCTAGGTCTTGGTGGTTGAGATAATATTACAAATTATCAAAGTTGTACAACAAGATTAAGATATGAAATAAAAGATTATTCTAAAGTTGATGAAAAACTAATTCACGAAAGCGGTGCAATGGGTTTTAAAAAGATATCTGATAAATCTGTGCAAATAATAATAGGTCAAGAAGCTGAATTGCTTAATGATCAAATAATAAAAAATAAAAACCAAGATTTAACATTACAAACAAATAATAATGTAAAAGAAAATGTTAAAGCAGATAGAACAAAACAATTATCATTAATATTTAATTCTCCAGTTGATGGAAAAACTATAAAACTTGAAAATATGTCTGATACAACGTTTGCATTAATGGGTAAAGGATTAGCTATAGAACCTAAAACAAACAAAATCATTATTAATAATGATTGTAAATTGTTAAGTGCTTTCAAAACCGGTCATGCTTATATAGTTGAAGCAAATGGTTATAGTGTATTAATTAATACATATTGGAGTTAA